ACTTCCACCGCACCGAGGTTTAGTCAGGTCCTCCTCGGCGCCGGGTGGGAATCCGGCACCGGACACAAAAAAGCTTGAGGCCGCGCCCCTCGACGACGCGGGCGGGACTTACGCCTGTGCGGGCACAGGGGCCGTCCGCGTGACCGACTGGAGCAGCGGCTCCACGTAGCGGGCAGCCACCGGTCCCAGGAAAGCCATGACCAGAACGTAGGCGGTGGCGAGGGCCGCCAACTCGGCGGGGACGACGCCCGACGCCACGGCCAGGCCGGCAATGACGATGGAAAACTCGCCGCGGGCAATGAGCGAAGCGCCGGCACGGAAACGGCCCCGGCGGGCGATTCCCGCACGCTTGGCGGCCCAGATGCCGGTAACCATTTTGGTGGCGGCCGTAATGACGGCCAGGACCAGAGCCCAGCCGAGGACCGGCGGGATGGTGGACGGATCGGTGTTGAGACCAAACGCCACAAAGAAGATGGCCGCAAAAAGGTCCCTCAGCGGCTCCAGGATCCTGGTGGCGTTATGGGCCGTGGCCCCGGAAATGGCGATGCCGAGCATGAAGGCCCCCACCGCGGCTGAGACCTGCATGGCCGAGGCTACCCCGGCGACCAGCAAGGCGGCTCCCAGCAGGTTGAGGAGGAAGACCTCCGAATTTTCGCTGTGCACGGCCTGGGATACCCGGTGGCCGTGCCGGAGCGCCACCATCAGGACCAGGGTGACCACCGCCAAGGAAATCCCCACCGTGGTCAGCCCGCCCAGGAAACCAACCCCGGCGAGCGTTGCAGTGAGGATGGGCAGGTAAAGTGCCATGGCCAGGTCTTCAAACACCAGGATGGACAGCACCACCGGAGTCTCGCGGTTGCCGATCCGGCCCAGATCCGTGATGACTTTGGCAGCGATGCCCGAGGAGGAAATGTAGGTGACGCCGCCCATCACCATGGCGCCGACTACACCCCAGCCCAGCAGGACAGCGAGGCCCGCCCCGGGGAGGAAGTTCAGGACCAGGTCAAGAACGCCCGCCTGCCACGATCGCCGCAGGCCGGTGACAAGTTCCGCCGCCGTATATTCCAAGCCGAGCATAAGCAGGAGCAGTATCACGCCGATTTCACCGGAGAGATGTGCGAACTCCTGCATACCTTCAAGCTTGACCATTCCGCCCGCGCCGAAGGCGAGGCCGCCTACGAGGTACAGGGGAATGGGGGACATCCCGATCCGTCCGGCAAGCCTGGCCAGGAGGCCGAGGCAGAACACAACGGCCCCCAGTTCAATGAGGGTCAGGGCCAGCCGGTCCATGCCGGTCAGCCGTTGCGCAGGATATCGGCGGCTGCGTCGAGCCCTTCTTGTGTTCCAACGGCGACGAGCAAGTCACCCGTGTGAAGGACGGCGTCGGGTCCCGGCGACGGGAGCACCTCGCCTTCACGCATGATCGCTACGATCGAGACACCGCAACGGGTGCGGATGCAGGCCTTACCCATCGGCTGGTTCTGGAACGGAGACTCCGGTGCGATGGAAAACTGCCGCGTCACGATGCCCGGGATCTCCTTGTGGGCTTCCGTCAGCGTCATCGCCAGGTGCTGCCCGCCCAGGAGGTTGCCCAGGGTGGCCGCCTCATCCCCGGTGAGGGGAATGGAGGCCTGGCATGTATCAGGGTCGTCCCACGTAGAGACGAAAAGTTCGGTCTGGCCTTCACGCAGCTCCACTACGCCGATGCGGCGGCCCGAAGCCGTCATGAAATCCTTCCGGCGGCCCAGGCCGGGGAGGTCCGTCTCGTCCACGTTCATACATCCAGCGTAGTCCGCCAAGGCCTTGACCGGGGGCTTTAGCGCCCGGTTCGCACTAAACGGCGGGGACCACCGCGATGGCGGTCTTATCCGGCGACTTCACCGGCAGCAGGACCAGGAGCCCGGCAAGGAGCACCACCATGATGCCCAGGATTCCCCACCGCTGGGCCTCGCCCGGGGCAACCAGGGGAGTGGCCAGGGCGATGCAGAGGGTGAACAGTGCCGGAGCCAGGAAGCTCACGGCACGTCCCGTGGTGGCGTACAGGCCAAAGAGCTCGCCGGACTCGCCGTGCGGCGCGAGCCGTGCCAGGTAAGCCCGCGACGACGACTGGGCCGGGCCCACGAAGAGGCACAGGAACAGGCCGAATACCCAGAATGTGGTGCTGCCCGGCCAAGCCGTCCCGAAGAAGACATAGTCGCCATTCCCGAGTACCAGGATCACGGTGCCTGCAACGAGCAGACCGCTCAGCGAACCGATGATCACGGCCTTGGGGCCGACGCGGTCATCCAGGAACCCGCCGATCATGGCGCCGACGGCTGCCACTACATTGCCGAAGATCGCGAAGAAAATGACCTGGGACAGCTGAAACCCAAAAGTCCCGGCGGCGATGATCCCGCCGAAGGTGAACACGGCCGCGAGACCGTCGCGGAAGACGGCGCTGGCCAGCAGGAAGTAGATAGTGTGCGGACTGGTGGCGTAAATGGCCTTAATCCTGCGCATCAGCAGGCCGTAGGAGGCAAGGAAACCCAGCTGTCCGGCCTGCCTGGGCCGCGGAAGCTCGGGAACCGCGAACAGGACGGGCAGGGCGAAGATGAAGAACCAGAGGGCTGAGAAGACAGCAACCAGCCGGATGTTGAGGCTGTCCTGCGTTGAGGCACCGAACCAGTGGAAGCTGGGCTGGACGAAGAGCTGCAGCACGATGAGCAGCGCCACGATGCCGCCCAGGTAGCCCATGCCCCAGCCGAACCCGCTGACCTTGCCGATGTTCTTCGGGGTGGAGACCTGGGCAAGCATGGCGTTGTAGTTGACGCCGGCAAACTCGAAGAACACATTGGCCAGGGCAATCAGCGAGACGCCGAGCAGCAGGAACTCCGGCCGCGGGAACACAAAGAAACACAGGGCGGTCAGAACCGCGACGGCGGCCGTGTTGACTCCCAGCCACAGTTTCCGGCGTCCCCCGTTGTCCGAACGCTGTCCTGTGACCGGGGCCAGCAGGGCAATCGCGACTCCTGCGACGGCGAGGGCGCCTCCCAGCACGGCTGATGCCTGGTCCTCCCCGCCGAAGGCCTTTGAGGTCAGGTACACCGTGAACACGAAAGTGGTCATGACCGCGTTGAAGGCTGCCGATCCCCAGTCCCAGGCGGCCCAGGCGAGCACGCGGCCTTTGCTGGTGGCCCGGTTCCCGGCCTCGAGTTCAGATGACGGCTGCATTGCCTCAGGAGCGCTCGCAGTGTTCATAGGCTGAATCGTATCCGCCCTTGGCGAACATCAGATGAAAGGGCTGCCGGACACCCGGGAATCTTGACCGCCGGCAGGTCCCGTCCGGCGGAAGTGTCGGAGGTGCCTTGGTAAACTGTGGCACTGAATCCAACCCATGACCGCCTGCTCTCACTCTTGACAATCGAATCCCTGACGTTGCGGAGATAACCAGTGATCACAGTCCTTGCCGTGCACTTCACGGTGGCTGCTGTGGCGCCTCTCCTGTTCAGGATTTGGGGGCGGAATGCGTTCTACGCGCTGGCGGCGGTGCCTGGGGTGTCTTTCCTGTGGCTGCTGCTCCAGTACGGCGCCGTGTACTCTGACGCCGGCGCCATCACTGACGTGATCCCGTGGATCTCCACGCTCAGGATTGAATTCGCCTTCCGGCTGGACGCCCTGGCCTGGATAATGTCCCTGCTGGTCCTGGGCGTGGGCTGCCTGGTGCTGGTCTACTGCGCGAGGTATTTCAAGAAAGAGGACCCGGACCTGGGCGGCTTCGGAGCCCAGCTGCTGGCTTTCGCCGGCGCCATGTTCGGCCTGGTGGTCGCCGACGACCTCCTCCTGATGTTCATTTTCTGGGAGCTCACCACCGTCTTGTCCTACCTGCTGATCGGCTTCGCCCGGACCAGGCTGGCAGCACGGCGCTCGGCTCTGCAGGCGCTGATGGTCACCACCGCCGGCGGCCTGGCCATGCTGGTGGGGCTCCTCATGCTCGGCTTCAGCGCAGGCACCTACCGGATTTCCGCAATCCTGGAGCAGGGCCCCGCTCTGGTGTCAGGACCTTCCGCCGCCATGGTGGGCGCCGCCGTCGTGCTCATCCTGGTGGGTGCCATCAGCAAGTCCGCGCTGATCCCTTTCCATTTCTGGCTCCCGGGAGCCATGGCCGCCCCGACGCCGGTCAGCGCCTACCTTCACGCCGCGGCGATGGTGAAGGCGGGCATCTACCTTGTGGCCAGGCTTGCGCCGGGGTTCGCGGAGACTTCCTCCTGGCCGCCCATCGTGCTCGGGCTGGGCCTGGCCACCATGCTGGTGGGCGGATACCGGGCACTGCGCCAGACCGACATCAAGCTCATCCTTGCCTACGGGACCGTCAGCCAACTGGGCTTCCTCATCATGGTGGTGGGGCTCGGGACCCCGGACGCCGCACTCGCCGCGCTCGCCATGCTCCTGGCCCACGGTCTGTTCAAGGCCACCCTGTTCCTGGTGGTCGGCATCATCGACCACCAGTCGGGCACGCGTGATGTGCGCAAGCTCTCCGGCGTGTTCAGCTCCTCCCGCGCCCTGGGCATCGTGGCCGGAATCGGGGCCGCTTCCATGGCGGGCGTCCCGCTGATGGCCGGGTTTGTGGCCAAGGAATCGGTGCTGGAGGCCTTCGTCCACCACGCGTCCGACGGCGGGCCGTGGAGCGTTGCGCTGCTGGTGGGGATCGTGCTGGGCTCGGTCCTGACCTTCGCCTACAGCGCCCGTTTCATGTGGGGCGCCTTTGCCGTGAAGCCGGGCGTGGACAGGACCCCGTTCAAAGCCATCAGGCCCTCCTTCCTCGCGGCCCCGGCCGTTCTCAGCCTCCTGAGCATCGCCTACGGCGTCTGGCCGGCTCCCGTCGACGTCTGGATCCAGCCGTACGCCGCCCTGTTCGCCGAAACCACCCCCGACGCCGGGACGGCCGCCGCGCAGGCCGGTCACCTGGCGCTGTGGCACGGCTTCACCCCTGCCTTGACCCTGACGGCTGCCACCTTCGGGCTGGGCCTGGCAATGCACTACGGGCGCAACCTTGTGGCACGGGCCCAGGACCGGGTGCCGGGCTGGATTGACGGTGACCGCGCCTACCAGTACACCATCGGAGCCCTGGACGACACTGCGGTCTGGGTTACCGGCCGCACCCAGCGCGGTTCGCTCTACTATTACCTGGCGGTCATCCTCACCGTCGCGTTCGTGCTCCCCCTGGCAGCCCTGATCGCCGCCAACAAGCCCCTGCCTGCGGGCCTGTACTTCATCGACCCCAACTCGCCGCTCCAACTGGTGGCAGGTGCCGGGATTGTCATCGGCGCCCTCGCGGCGGTGAAGGCCAACAAGCGCTTCCTCGCGGTGCTCATGGTCTCCGTGACGGGCTACGGGGTGGCCCTGATGTTCGCGCTCCAGGGCGCACCGGACCTGGCCCTCACCCAGATGCTGGTGGAAACCATCATCCTGGTTGCCTTTGTCCTGGCCATGCGCAGCCTGCCGGCCGAGCTCCGCGACCGCACCGGCGGCAAGTACCGTGTGGTGCGCGTCATCATCGGACTGGCCTTCGGTACCACCATGGTCTTCGCGGCCATCCAGGCCATGGGTTCGCGCGTGGCGGCGCCCGTGTCCCTGGATTTTCCGCACCTTGCCTACGAGGGCGGCGGCGGGCTCAATATCGTCAACGTGACCCTCGTGGACATCCGGGCCTGGGATACCTTCGGCGAGATCTCCGTCCTGGCCCTGGCCGCTACGGGAGTCGCCAGCCTGATCTTCATCCGCGGCCGCGGAGACCGTATCCGGGCATCCTCCACCATTGCGGAGGGAACAGTAGGCCGGCACACCGGCGTGGACCCGGGCTCACGGGACGCTGCCGCGCTGGCCATCAGCCGCAAGTTTGCCTCGTCCACCCGCGACGCCTGGATTGTGGCGGGACGTACCCTGGCACCTGAACGGCGCTCGATCATTTTTGAAGTCGTGACGCGGCTGATCTTCCACTCCCTGATCGTTTTCTCCCTCTACCTCCTGCTGGCAGGCCACAACTTTCCCGGCGGCGGGTTCGCCGGCGGCCTGACCGCCGGGCTGGCCCTCGCTACCAGGTACCTGGCCGGCGGCCGCTTCGAGTTGCGGGAGGCCACGCCCATCAGCGCAGGGACACTGCTGGGGATCGGACTCGCGACGGCGGCGGCATCGGGCGTGGTGCCCCTCCTGCTGGGCGGGCAGGTGTTCCAGTCCGCCATCATCGAGCTGTGGCTGCCGGTATTCGGCAACATCAAATTCGTCACCTCAACCATCTTCGACATCGGGGTGTACATCGTGGTTGTGGGCCTGGTGCTGGACGTGCTCCGGAGCCTGGGTGCTGAGATCGACGAACACTTCGAAGAACAGGCAACCGCTCCTCCCGAGGAGCAGGAGCCGCAGGGCGTTCCAGCCGAGACCACCGCAAAGGGCAAAGCATGAGCGTCAACCTGACCCTCCTCACGGTCATGGGTGCCCTGTACGCCTGCGGCATCTACCTGATCCTTGAACGCAGCCTGACCCGGGTGCTCCTGGGCCTGATGCTCCTGGCCAACGCCACAAACCTGCTGATCCTGGCCACGGGCGGGTATGCCGGGCTGGCGCCCTTCTACGCCAACGACACCCCTGCGCAGGACTACAACGATCCCCTTCCCCAGGCGCTGATCCTGACGTCGATCGTTATCTCCTTCGCGGTGACTGCTTTCATGCTCGGCATCATCTATCGCACCTGGGTCCTTGCCCGGCAGGACGAGATCCAGGACGACATGGAAGACCGCCGCGTCGCCGAAACCCCCAGCTTCGACGCGGAGGACGACGCCGAGATTCCCGTGGAGACATCCGAGTTTCCGCTGACCATGATCGGTACCGACGGTGGTGCGGTATCTGATCGGTCCCCATCTGATCACGCTGCAGCGGGCAAGCAGGAAGCCGGCGAACCAACCATCACCGCCGGCGCCAGGAGGATCCCTGCCGCGGAGGCAGCAGCGGAAGAGCAGCCCGGATCGCAGAACGTCGCTCTTGGCCCGGAAGGAGGTCCGCGGTGAGCATTGCAAGCCTCGCCCCCCTCGCCGTCGTACTTCCCATCCTGGGCGCCGCGCTGACCTTCCTGCTGATCCGGCACTCGCGGGCCCAGCGGGCAGTCAGTATCGCGTTGCTCTCCCTCACCCTTCTGCTCGAGTGCCTGCTGCTGTCTTCCGTCTGGGAAGGCGGGACCGCCGCGGTGAACATCGCCGGCTGGCTGCCGCCCTGGGGCATCGTGTTGGTAGTGGATCAGTTCTCCTCCCTCATGCTGGTGGTGTCATCCGCCGTCAGCCTCGCCGTGCTGATCTACGCCACAGGCCAGGGTATGGCCGACGGCGACCAGGACGCCCCGGTCTCGATCTTCCACCCCACCTACCTGATCCTGGTCGCGGGCGTGTCTAACGCCTTCCTGTCAGGGGATCTCTTCAACCTCTACGTGGGCTTCGAAATCCTGCTGACGGCAAGTTATGTCCTGATGACACTGGGCGGTACCGGGCCACGTATCCGGGCCGGCGTCACCTACGTGGTGGTATCCGTCGTGTCTTCGGTGCTCTTCCTGATTTCCATCGCCATGATCTACGGTGCCACCGGAACGGTGAACATGGCCGACCTCGCCATCAAGCTCGGCGACCTGGACCCGGGGACCAGGACTCTCCTGCACGTCATGCTCCTGGTGGCCTTCGGCATCAAGGCGGCCGTGTTCCCGCTGTCCTTCTGGCTCCCCGACTCCTATCCCACGGCACCGGCACCGGTCACGGCAGTGTTCGCCGGCCTGCTCACCAAGGTGGGCGTGTATGCGATGGTGCGCACCGAGACCCTGCTCTTCCCCGAGGACACCCTGAACACGCCCCTGATGGTCGCGGCGCTGCTCACCATGCTGGTGGGAATCCTCGGTGCCCTGGCCCAAAGCGACATTAAACGTCTGCTCTCGTTCACGCTGGTCAGCCACATCGGCTACATGGTGTTCGGCCTGGCCATGTCGTCCGCCGCGGGGCTCGGCGCCGCCGTGTTCTACGTGGCCCACCACATCACCATCCAGACCAGCCTGTTCCTGGTCACCGGCCTCATCGAACGCCGCGGCGGCAGCTCTTCGGTGGACCGGCTGGCCGGGCTCGCCAGGCTGTCACCCCTGCTGGCGCTGCTGTTCTTCGTGCCGGCCATGAACCTTGCCGGCATCCCGCCCTTCTCCGGGTTCCTTGGAAAGGTGGGCCTGATGCAGGCCGGTATCGAACTGGGCACACCCCTGGCT
Above is a window of Arthrobacter pascens DNA encoding:
- a CDS encoding cation:proton antiporter: MDRLALTLIELGAVVFCLGLLARLAGRIGMSPIPLYLVGGLAFGAGGMVKLEGMQEFAHLSGEIGVILLLLMLGLEYTAAELVTGLRRSWQAGVLDLVLNFLPGAGLAVLLGWGVVGAMVMGGVTYISSSGIAAKVITDLGRIGNRETPVVLSILVFEDLAMALYLPILTATLAGVGFLGGLTTVGISLAVVTLVLMVALRHGHRVSQAVHSENSEVFLLNLLGAALLVAGVASAMQVSAAVGAFMLGIAISGATAHNATRILEPLRDLFAAIFFVAFGLNTDPSTIPPVLGWALVLAVITAATKMVTGIWAAKRAGIARRGRFRAGASLIARGEFSIVIAGLAVASGVVPAELAALATAYVLVMAFLGPVAARYVEPLLQSVTRTAPVPAQA
- a CDS encoding cation:proton antiporter regulatory subunit, yielding MNVDETDLPGLGRRKDFMTASGRRIGVVELREGQTELFVSTWDDPDTCQASIPLTGDEAATLGNLLGGQHLAMTLTEAHKEIPGIVTRQFSIAPESPFQNQPMGKACIRTRCGVSIVAIMREGEVLPSPGPDAVLHTGDLLVAVGTQEGLDAAADILRNG
- a CDS encoding MFS transporter; this encodes MNTASAPEAMQPSSELEAGNRATSKGRVLAWAAWDWGSAAFNAVMTTFVFTVYLTSKAFGGEDQASAVLGGALAVAGVAIALLAPVTGQRSDNGGRRKLWLGVNTAAVAVLTALCFFVFPRPEFLLLGVSLIALANVFFEFAGVNYNAMLAQVSTPKNIGKVSGFGWGMGYLGGIVALLIVLQLFVQPSFHWFGASTQDSLNIRLVAVFSALWFFIFALPVLFAVPELPRPRQAGQLGFLASYGLLMRRIKAIYATSPHTIYFLLASAVFRDGLAAVFTFGGIIAAGTFGFQLSQVIFFAIFGNVVAAVGAMIGGFLDDRVGPKAVIIGSLSGLLVAGTVILVLGNGDYVFFGTAWPGSTTFWVFGLFLCLFVGPAQSSSRAYLARLAPHGESGELFGLYATTGRAVSFLAPALFTLCIALATPLVAPGEAQRWGILGIMVVLLAGLLVLLPVKSPDKTAIAVVPAV
- a CDS encoding Na+/H+ antiporter subunit A; this translates as MITVLAVHFTVAAVAPLLFRIWGRNAFYALAAVPGVSFLWLLLQYGAVYSDAGAITDVIPWISTLRIEFAFRLDALAWIMSLLVLGVGCLVLVYCARYFKKEDPDLGGFGAQLLAFAGAMFGLVVADDLLLMFIFWELTTVLSYLLIGFARTRLAARRSALQALMVTTAGGLAMLVGLLMLGFSAGTYRISAILEQGPALVSGPSAAMVGAAVVLILVGAISKSALIPFHFWLPGAMAAPTPVSAYLHAAAMVKAGIYLVARLAPGFAETSSWPPIVLGLGLATMLVGGYRALRQTDIKLILAYGTVSQLGFLIMVVGLGTPDAALAALAMLLAHGLFKATLFLVVGIIDHQSGTRDVRKLSGVFSSSRALGIVAGIGAASMAGVPLMAGFVAKESVLEAFVHHASDGGPWSVALLVGIVLGSVLTFAYSARFMWGAFAVKPGVDRTPFKAIRPSFLAAPAVLSLLSIAYGVWPAPVDVWIQPYAALFAETTPDAGTAAAQAGHLALWHGFTPALTLTAATFGLGLAMHYGRNLVARAQDRVPGWIDGDRAYQYTIGALDDTAVWVTGRTQRGSLYYYLAVILTVAFVLPLAALIAANKPLPAGLYFIDPNSPLQLVAGAGIVIGALAAVKANKRFLAVLMVSVTGYGVALMFALQGAPDLALTQMLVETIILVAFVLAMRSLPAELRDRTGGKYRVVRVIIGLAFGTTMVFAAIQAMGSRVAAPVSLDFPHLAYEGGGGLNIVNVTLVDIRAWDTFGEISVLALAATGVASLIFIRGRGDRIRASSTIAEGTVGRHTGVDPGSRDAAALAISRKFASSTRDAWIVAGRTLAPERRSIIFEVVTRLIFHSLIVFSLYLLLAGHNFPGGGFAGGLTAGLALATRYLAGGRFELREATPISAGTLLGIGLATAAASGVVPLLLGGQVFQSAIIELWLPVFGNIKFVTSTIFDIGVYIVVVGLVLDVLRSLGAEIDEHFEEQATAPPEEQEPQGVPAETTAKGKA
- a CDS encoding Na(+)/H(+) antiporter subunit C; translation: MSVNLTLLTVMGALYACGIYLILERSLTRVLLGLMLLANATNLLILATGGYAGLAPFYANDTPAQDYNDPLPQALILTSIVISFAVTAFMLGIIYRTWVLARQDEIQDDMEDRRVAETPSFDAEDDAEIPVETSEFPLTMIGTDGGAVSDRSPSDHAAAGKQEAGEPTITAGARRIPAAEAAAEEQPGSQNVALGPEGGPR
- a CDS encoding Na+/H+ antiporter subunit D, producing the protein MSIASLAPLAVVLPILGAALTFLLIRHSRAQRAVSIALLSLTLLLECLLLSSVWEGGTAAVNIAGWLPPWGIVLVVDQFSSLMLVVSSAVSLAVLIYATGQGMADGDQDAPVSIFHPTYLILVAGVSNAFLSGDLFNLYVGFEILLTASYVLMTLGGTGPRIRAGVTYVVVSVVSSVLFLISIAMIYGATGTVNMADLAIKLGDLDPGTRTLLHVMLLVAFGIKAAVFPLSFWLPDSYPTAPAPVTAVFAGLLTKVGVYAMVRTETLLFPEDTLNTPLMVAALLTMLVGILGALAQSDIKRLLSFTLVSHIGYMVFGLAMSSAAGLGAAVFYVAHHITIQTSLFLVTGLIERRGGSSSVDRLAGLARLSPLLALLFFVPAMNLAGIPPFSGFLGKVGLMQAGIELGTPLAYMLVVGGVVTSLLTLLAVARVWNRAFWRKTTDADHPDPVLLAAAADAHTGRLDGRNTVTLLPRSMVGSTMGLVVLGVALTVFAGPLFTVADQAATDMLDRSSYIQAVLGEGAPVPHVLTFGGAP